GCAACCGCCGCAAGCGCCTGGACCGCCCCCGCAGGCCTGGGTCCGCTGCCCGAGCTGCTGCTGGGCAGGGCCCGGTACCTGGCCGGCCTCCAGGCGCAGGCGGTGGGCGTTCTCGCCGAGGCGAGGACCGGCGTCGAACATGAACTGGCGGCGCTGGTGCCGAAGCGCCGGAACGTCCGTCCGGTGTACGTCGACGTCGCTGGTTAGGCAAAGCCACGGGCCCAAAAGGCCCCAAAAATATTTGCGCAGAGCCCCTAACGGATATCACGAACCGGCCGATAGATACGAACGAGCACGGACTGCTCGTCACCAGGCCATGGACCGGCCCCCTTTCATGAAGGAAGAGCGCTGTGCTGGATTCCGTGGTCACTGTTGCGCTGACAAGCGCGCTCAACTCGCTGTCCGAACGCCAAAAGGTGATCGCGAACAACATCGCCAACGTCAACACGCCCGGATACACGGCCCAACGCGTCATGTTTGAGGACGCCTTGGCCGCATCCGTGAAGGCCGGTGACGGGCATGCCACCGCAACCATCGCCCGCTCCCTGGAACCGACCCAGACCAATGGCAACAACGTCAACCTCGACACCGAGACGCTCTCCAACGTGGAGACCACCCTCCGGTACCAGTTCGCGGCCCAGGCCGTCAACGGTGAATTCACCGCCATGCGCACAGCATTGAAGACGCAGTAATGTCGGACGCAATTGGCATCGCCGCCACGGCCCTGACGGTGCACCGCAAGTGGCTCGACGCGATCTCGGACAACCTCGCCAACGCCAATACAGTCACGGCCACCAGCGGCGACGCCTTCCGCGCCCGCTACGTGCTGGCCGAGGCCGGGCAGGGCGACTCCGGCGTCTACGTTGCCGGCGCCGCCTACGGCGACGCCGCGGGCCGGAAGGTCTACGAGCCGGACCATCCGCTGGCCGACGCCGAAGGCTACGTGCGGTACCCGGACATTGACCTGGCCTCCCAAATGGGGCAGCTCATCATGGCCCAGCGCGGCTACCAGGCCAACGCCGGCGTGGTGGACCGCGCCAAGGCCATGTACGAGGCCGCATTGCAGATTGGAAAGTGACCTTTTGATCCCCACACCCATCTCCGGCGTCCAGGCGACCACGGCCACCGGCTATCTGCCGGACGCAGCCCAGGCGCAGCCGGCCACTGACGGTTCCGGCTTCGGCGCCGCCCTGGCCGGTGCGCTGGACAACGCCCAGGCCCTCTCCAGCAACTCCAAGTCCCTGGCCGTCCAGGCCGTCACCGGCAGCCTGGACGACATCCACAACGCCACCATTGCCGCAACGCGCGCACAAGTGACGCTGGAACTTGTTGCCGCCGTGCGGAACAAGGGCGTCGACGCGTTTAACGAGATCATGCGGATGCAGGCCTGATGCCGCCCCTCGTCTCCCAATTCATGAACCGCGCCTCCGGGACGCTCAAGGGCTTCAGCATTGCCCAGCGCACCCTGGCCGTCATCGGCATCGCCGTGCTGGTGCTCGGCGCGGTGGCCCTTGGCACGTGGCTGACCAAGCCCACGTACTCGCCCCTGTTCACCGGTGTTGCCGCCGCGGACGCCAGCGCCATCGTCGCCCAGCTCAAGACGGACAATGTCCCGTACCAGCTGACCAACGGCGGCTCCACCATCCTGGTCCCCGATGCCAAGGTCTACGACGAACGGCTCAAGGCAGCCTCGGCGGGACTCCCGGCGGCGACCACCAGCGGCTACTCGTTGCTGGACACGATGGGGGTCACCTCCTCGGAATTCCAGCAAAATGTCACGTACAAGCGGGCCATGGAGGGCGAGCTGGCGAAGACCATCATGGCCATGAACGGCGTGCAAAACGCGTCCGTCAAGCTCGCCATCCCGGAAAGTACCGTCTTCACCTCCACGAAGGCCGATCCCACCGCGTCCGTGTTCGTGGAGACCTCCGGCTCCGGCCAGCTCTCCTCGGACCAGGTGGACGCCGTGGTGCACCTGGTGTCGTCGTCCGTGGAGGGGCTGACGCCGGCCAATGTCTCCGTGGTTGACGCCAAGGGCAATGTCCTCTCCGCGGCCGGCACGGCGCTGGGCGGCGGCGCGGACAAGCAGGCCACGGACTACGAAAAACGTACGACGTCGACCGTCCAGGCGATGCTTGACCGCGTGCTGGGGCCCGGAAACTCGACCGTCTCGCTGACGGCGGCCATGGACAAGTCCTCCTCGGAGGTGGTGAAGGAATCGTTCGTCGCGCCGAGCGGCGCGCCCGCCCTCAACGAGTCCTCCAGCAGCAACAAGTCCAACGGCGGCGGCGGGAGCGGGGCCGGGGTGCTGGGCCCCGACAACATCGCCGTTCCGTCCGGACAGGCGTCGGCCGGCACCAGCGAGTCCACCACCACCACGAAGAACAACGCCGTGGACAAGACCACGGCGAACACCAACATCCCCGCCGGGACGCTGCAAAAGCAGTCCCTGGCCGTTGCCGTGGACACGAACGCGGCGAAAAAAGTGGATGCCGCGACCCTGACGGACATGGTGGCGGCCGCGGCCGGCATCGACAAAACCCGCGGCGACGTGGTCAGCCTTAAGGTCCTGCCGTTCTCCACGGCGCAGGCCGACGCCGCCAAGGCCGCGCTCGACGCCGCCAAGGCCGAGGCGAACGCCGCCGCAACGGCGAAGACGTGGCGGACCATCCTGTACGCCGGGGGCGTGGTGCTGCTGCTGCTCCTGGCCCTGGTGCTGTACGCCCGGAAGAACCGCCGCCAGGTGCGCCAGCTGGTGGACCTGGGCGAGCGCAAGGAGGAACTGGGGCGGCTGGACCCGCTGGCCGTGACGGTGTCGCCCCAAACCACCGCCCTGCCGGCCATCCCGGAACCGGTGGTGCTGCCCGTCAGCGAACCGAGCGAATCCTCCAGCCGGCGGAAATCGCTTAACGCGCTGGCCGTCAAGGACCCGGAAGGCACCGCCGCGCTGCTGCGCTCGTTCATGGACGAGAAGGCAGGGGTATGAGCGAGACCAAGGAGCTCAGCGGCGTACAGAAGGCGGCCGCGCTCCTCATGCAGCTGACCCAGCCCGCCGCTGCCGCCGTGATGGCCCACCTCAGCGAGCCCGAGGCGGAAGCCGTGGCCTCCGAGATCGTCAACATGCGCCGCGTGCAGGCGGACGTCGCCGACTCCGTCGTGGACGAATTCCACGACCTGGTGGTCAGCGGCCGGCACGCCGCGCTGGGCGGGCGCGACTACGCGGCCGGCCTGCTGGAGGCGTCCTTCGGCGCCGAACGCGCGGCAGGCGTCATGAACAGGCTCTCGACCAAGATTGCCGGCAAGCCCTTCGAGTTCCTCGACGACGCCGACCCCGGACAGCTGGCCGCCCTGCTGGAAGGCGAGATGCCTGCCACGATCGCGCTGGTGCTGGCCCACATGCGCCCCGACCGGGCCTCCGGCGCGCTCGCCGGACTTCCCGCTGACGTCCGCACGGATGTGGCACAGGCCATCGCCGTCATGGGCCCGGCAACGCCCGAGTTTGTCGGCATCCTGGCCCAGGCCCTGAAAAAGCGCGCCCTGACGGTGGTGGGCACGCGCGACAAGACAGCCGTGATCGGCGGCGTCCAGCCGCTGGTGGACATCCTGAACCGCTCCGACGCCGTGACCGAGCGCGCCCTGCTGGACGAGCTCACCCAACGCGACCCCGTCCTGGCGGAGGAAGTCCGCTCGCGGATGCTGACCTTCATGGACCTGGTCAAGCTCGACAGCCAGGACGTCCAAAAGGCCCTGCGCGGCAAGGAAGCCGGCACGCTGGCATTGGCCATGAAGGGCGCCCCCGCCACGGTCCAGGACGCCATCCGCAGCAACATTTCCGAACGCAACCGCGTCCTCCTCGACGCCGAAATCGAGGCGCTGGGACCTGTCCGGGCCTCGGACGTGGAGCAGGCACGGGCGGACATCGGCAGGATCATCCGCGAACTCGAGGAAGCCGGGGAAATTTCCGTGCACCGCGGGGATGCGGACGAGGACGACTATGTCTACTAACCGCACTGCCTCCCTGCAGCCCATCGTCTTTCCGGCGGTGCCCACCGAGGAACAGGCCCAGCTCAGCGCCGGTGCGCTGGAGCGTGGCTACCGGCGCGGGCACACGCTGGGCTATGCGGCCGGCCAGGAACGCGCCCGGAAGGAAGCGGCCCTTCAGCGCGCCGAGCTGGAAGCGGCGCACCAGTCGCTGCAGGACGAGCTGCGGACCCGGGCGGAGGCGCAGCGCGCCGCCCTCGCGGCGGCCGCGGCCGCGCTGTCGGCCCGCACCCTTCCCGTGCTGGCGGAAGCGGAACAAACGCTGGTGGCATCTGCCCTCACGCTGGCCGAAGCCGTGCTGGGGAGGGAGCTCGACGACGGCGGTACGCGGTCCAAGGCCGTCCTGGCGCGGGTGCTGGCCGCACAGGATCCCGCCGGGGCCCCCCGCGTCCGGCTGAATCCGCAGGACCTGGCCGTCATCGGCACGGAAGCCCTGGTGGACGCCGGCGTGGAACTGGTGGCCGACCCCGCCACCGCCCCCGGCGACGCGGTGGCGGAATACCAGGACGGCTTTCTCGACGCACGCATCTCCACTGCCCTGGACCGCGCCCGGCGGGCGTTGCGGGAGGCCCCGGAATGAGAACCACCTGGCCCGCCGCGCTTACCGGGCACAGCGCCGCCCGGCTGGATGCTGCCGTGCGCGCCGCGGCGCCCGAACGCGTGGGCGTCGTTTCCGCCGTCGTCGGCCTGACGGCCCAGGTCAGCGGCCTGCGCTGCGCCGTCGGCGGCCTCGTCACCATCGCCGCCACCCAAGCGGGGGGACGTGACACGATGGCCGAGGTGGTCGCCGTCGGCCGGGACACCCTGACCATCATGCCGCTGGGCCCGATGGAGGGACTGGCGCAGGGCGACTTGGTCCGGGCACGGCTGGAACCCCTGCTGGTCCCCACCGGCCGGGGCCTGCTGGGCCGGGTGCTGGACGGGCTGGGACGGCCCATCGACGGCAAGGGCCCGCTGGCCGCGGGTCCGGGCGTGCCGGCAGCGAACGGTTCGCCGAACTCCATGGACCGGGCGCGGATCCGGGTTCCGCTCGGCACCGGGGTCCGGGTGGTGGACACCCTCACCACCATTGGCCGCGGGCAGCGGATGGGCCTGTTCGCCGGATCGGGCGTGGGAAAGTCGTCGCTGCTGTCCATGATCGCCAGGGGCACCGACGCCGAGGTCTCGGTGATCGCCCTGGTGGGGGAGCGCGGCCGGGAGGTCCGGGAATTCCTTGAGGACGACCTTGGTCCCGAGGGCCTGGCCAGGTCCATTGTGGTGGTGGCCACCGGCGACGAGCCCGCGCTGGTCAGGCTGCGGGCCGCCTTCACGGCCACCCGGATCGCGGAATCGTTCCGCGACACCGGCGCCGACGTGATGTTGATGATGGACTCGCTCACCCGCGTGGCCATGGCCCAGCGTGAAATCGGGCTTTCGGTCGGCGAGCCTCCCGCGACCCGCGGGTACCCGCCGTCGACCTTTTCCGTGCTGGCCAGGCTCCTGGAACGGGCCGGCACCGACGCGCACGGCTCCGTCACCGGGATGTACACGGTGCTGGTGGACGGCGACGACCACAACGAACCCATCGCCGACGCCGTGCGGTCCATCCTGGACGGGCACATCGTTCTGGACCGGAAACTGGCCGTCGCCGGACACTTTCCCTCCATCGACGCCCTGGCCTCCATTTCCCGGGTGGCCTCCAAGGTGTGCACCCCGGAACAAAAGGCCGACGCCGCCACCCTGCGCCGGGTCATGGCCGCCCGCCGCGCCGCCCAGGACCTGGTCGACGTCGGCGCCTACCAGCCGGGATCCAACCCGCTGGTGGACGCGGCCCTGCTGCACGCGGCGCCGATCAACCGCTTCCTCCAGCAGGAGCTGGAACACCAGGTTTCCGTCGAGGAATCCTGGGCAGAACTGAGTTCCCTTGTCGACCTGTTTGGAGGGCTTTCATGACCAACGCATTCCGGCTCGCCGGCCTTTTCCGCCTGCGCAGGCTGCAGGAAGACCAGGCCTCCGCGACCTTGGCGCAGGCCAACGCCAGGCGGACCTCCCATGCCCGCCGCCTGGCCACGACCCGCGGCACGTTGGCCGACTCCGCCGCCGATGCGGATTCGGCGTCGGCGCTTGCCGCCGCCGCGGCGTCGCGGGCCGCCTCACGCAGCCTGCTGCTGGACCTGCAGGCACTGGCCGCGACGCTGGAGTTGGAGGCCGAGACGGCCCAAGCTGCACTGGTCCAAGCCAAAACAGCTGCCAGCTCGCTGGAGAAATTGGCCGACCGGCACCAGCACGAGTGTGACACGGCCGAGCTGCACGCCGAACAAGGCTTCCTCGACGAGCTTGCCCTGTCCCGCCGAAAGACCGGACTGTGACCGCCGTCGGGGGCGCAGGGCCGCTGCCGGCCGCCGCGGGCAAGGTGACCGGACGTGCCGGAGGGGACGCGGCGGCAAAGCAGCCCGCGCAAGGGCCGAGCTTTTCCGAGCATCTGGACGACGCCGTGGGAGCGGCCGCGGGCAAGGGGCCTGAAGACAAGGGCCAGGGCAGCAAGGCTGCCGGCGGCACGGCTGCTGACGGCACGGAGCCGGGCGCCGCTGTGCAGGATCCCGCCACGACGGCGGCCTCGCCGGCGGCCGTGGCCTGGCTGGCCGGCGTGCAGGGCGCCGTCGTGTCTGCTGCGGCCACGGGCGCGCGGGCCAACGGGACCGGGCCGGTTGACGCACAATCCCCTGCCACTAAGTGGACTCCCGGTGCGGACACCGCGACCGGGGCGCCGGCGGCGGGGGTTTCCTTGGGGGCGCCCGCCGCCCTGGATTCTGCTGTGCCGCCTGGCGCTGCTATGCCGCCCGCCGGTGCCGTGCCGTCTGGCGCTGGCGTCCCGGCGGCTCCCCCCGTCGCGCCCGGGGCCTCGCCGGGCACCGGTCAGCCGGCCGCGTCCGGTTCCGCGGCGGCTGCGGTACCCGCTGCCGCCGTCGCAGCTGCTTCGGCCCCGCCCATGGCTGCGGCAGCGGCAGCAGTGGCGGCCACGCCGTCGGAAAGTCAGTCCGGCCCGCGCCGCGCGGCTGCCGACAAGCCGGCTTCCGGGAGTCCTGCGGCCGGGAGTCCCGCGACAGGCACTTCAGCCGTGGCAGCGACCGGCCAGGCTGCCGTGAGCACGCCAGCCGTGCCGCAGGGCGCTGCCGCGGCCGCCGCGACCACGACGGCGGGGGGCCCGACGCCCGTGGCCGTTGCCGGCGTCGCACGTCAGGACGGCGGGGACACGACGTCGGACGGCCGCCAGCAGGGCGGGCTGCCGGCCGTGTCCGGCGGCTTGCCGGCAGCCCAGCCGGCGGCCGCAGCAGCGCCGGCGGCGCCCGCCGCCGCGGCACCTCAGGCGGCGCCGCCTCCGTTGACCGAACAGCTGGCGCGTCCCATTTTTCAGCTGGCCACGGGGCAGGCCGGGCAGCGCGTCATGACGGTGCAGGTGGCGCCGCAGTCGCTGGGGCCCGTCACCGTCAGCGCCCACTTGGGCGCCGACGGCCTCCGGATCGAACTGGCGGCCGCGACCGACGCCGGACGGGACGGGCTGCGCCTGATACTGACCGAACTGCGCCGGGACCTGGCCGGGCAGGGGGTGCAGTCGTCCCTCAGCCTGTCCTCTTCGCTGAACGGCGGGACCGGCGGCCAGGCGCACTCGTTTGGCCAGAACGGCTTCGGCCAGAACGGCCCGGCCCCCCGGGAACCGGGACCGGGGCCGTGGGGCGCCGCCGCCGGCCGGGATCAACCGGCCGCGCCCCGCCAGGAGTCACGCGGGACGCCCACGCACACAACATCACTCGACATCACGGTTTAGAAAAGGAGCGCACCATCACCACCGAATCCATCACCCCGGCCACCTCGGTCAGCGGCGTGTACAGCACCTCCCCGGCGCGTGCGCCCAAGCAGGCCATGGACTCCGAGGTCTTCATGAACCTGCTGGTGACCCAGCTGCGGAACCAGGATCCGTCGTCGCCCATGGACACGAACCAGATGATCTCCCAGACCACCCAGCTGGCCACCATGGAGAAACTCACGAGCATGGACAAGACCGCAACGGAGAACTTCTCGCTGCAGATGCGCACGGCGGCCGCGGCCATGATCGGCCGCGACATTTCGTGGAAGGACGCGGACGGGACAGCACACAGCGGTGTGGCCGATTCCGTGTCCTTCGCCCTGGGCACCCCAGCGGTCAAGGTCGGCGAACTCAGCGTCCCGCTGGACACCATTTTAGGCGTCACTTCACCAGGTGCCACGGCACCGTAACCCGCAGCACCTACCCGGCACAGAAAGGCTCCACCCATGCTTCGCTCACTGTATTCAGGCATTTCCGGCCTCCGCGCCCACCAGACCATGCTCGACGTCACCGGCAACAACATCGCCAACGTCAACACGGCCGGCTACAAGGGCTCCAGCGTGCAATTCCAGGACACCCTGTCCCAGGTGGCACGCTCCGGCTCCGCGGCCCAGGCGGCCACCGGCGGCACCAACGCGGCCCAGGTCGGCCTCGGCGTGCAGGTCGCCGCCATCTCCACGAACTTCTCCCAGGGTTCGGCCCAGGCCACCGGCCGTTCCACGGACATGATGATCTCGGGCGACGGCTTCTTCGTCACCAGCAAGGGCGGCCAGCAGTCCTACGCCCGGGCCGGGGCCTTCGACTTTGACTCCCGCGGCCGGCTCGTCTCCCCGGACGGGTCCCTGCTGCAGGGCTGGTCCGCCCCGGGCGGCAAGGTCAACTCCAGCGGCGCGCTCGGCGACATCCGCATCTCCAAGGACATGGTGGCACCCCCGGCCGCCACCAAGTCGGTGGTTTTGGGCGGCAACCTGCCCAGCGACGCGGCGGTGGGCGCCACGGTGGTCCGCGACGTCCAGTCGTTTGACGCCCGTGGCGCGGCCGGCAACCTCGCGTTGACGTTCACGATGACGGCGGGCGGGTGGCAGGCCAGTGCGGACGGCGGCGCGGCGCAGCCTCTGACGTTCACCAACGGAGCGCTCCCGGCCGGCACCACGCTGACCAGCGGCGGAATCACCGTTGACCTGGGTGCCCTGACCAGCAACGCCGGATCCAGCACCCTCGCCGTGACCAGCCATGACGGCAACGCGGCCGGCACGCTGGAATCCTTCAGCATGGGCACCGACGGCACCCTGACCGGGACGTTCACCAACGGCGAGAACATGGTGATCGGCCAGGTGGCGCTGGCGAACTTCACCAACCCCGGCGGCCTGGAAAAGCTCGGCTCGTCCAGCTACCGGGCCACCGCCTCCTCGGGCGGTGCAACGATCGGCACGGCCGGGCAGGGCGGCCTCGGCGAACTCACCAGCGGCTACGTGGAAATGTCCAACGTCGACCTGTCCCAGGAATTCACCAACCTGATCGTGGCCCAGCGCGGTTTCCAGGCCAACGCGCGCATCATCACCACCTCGGACGAGGTCCTGCAGGAGCTGACACAGCTCAAGCGGTAGCCGCGCCGCGGCCGTCCCGCTCCTAACGAATGGGGCGGGACGGCCGACAGTGGGCGGTGTACGTGGTTGACACCATGAAAGCCGTGAAAAGGATGCGCCCATGATAACTGTGACCCGCCTTGACGGCCGGCACTTCGCGGTGAATCCGGACCTCATCGCCCGCATCTTTGAATCCCCCGACACCATCCTGGTCATGGCCGACGGCGCGCGGTTCATCGTCACCGAGTCCATGGCGGCGGTCATCGACAAGATCGCCGCCTTTCGTGCGCAGGTCATTGCCACCGCCTACAGCGAGGCCCCGGCGCCGGCCAAGCGGACGTCGCACCTGAGCGTCATCCACCCGGCGGACCCGTCCGACGGCACCAGCACGGGCGGGCAGTAGGCCATGGATCCGGCAACCCTCATAGGCATACTGGTCGCCTTTGGCGCCCTCGTGGCCATGCTCACCATGGAAGGGTCGACGGTGGGCAGCATCATCCTGCTGCCGCCGATGCTGCTGGTCTTTGTCGGGACCATCTCCGTGGGCCTGGCCGGTTCCACCACGAAGGACTTCCTGCACGCCTTCAAGTCCCTGCCCAAGGCCTTCACGGCCAAGCCGGCCCCCCCGATTGAGAGCATCGACACGGTGGTTGCCCTCGCCGAGAAGGCCCGACGCAAGGGCCTGCTCGCGCTGGAGGAAGACGCCGCCAAGACAGAAGACGCCTTTCTTCGCGACGCCCTGCAAAACATTGCGGACGGCACTGACGGCGACGAGCTGCGCGAAATGCTGGACGACGCCATCGACACGAAGATGAAAACCGACAGCATCGCCTCCCGGTTCTTCCAACAGCTGGGCGGCTACGCCCCGACCGTGGGCATTGTCGGCACCGTGGTCTCACTCACCCACGTGCTGGAAAACCTCTCCACGCCCAGCACGCTGGGCCCGATGATCGCCAGCGCCTTCGTCGCCACGCTGTGGGGACTCCTGTCCGCCAACTTCATGTGGCTGCCCATCGCAGGCCGCCTGGCCCGGCTTTCCGAGCTTGAGGTGGACCGGATGACGCTCCTGATGGAGGGCGTCCTCGCCGTCCAGGCGGGCTCCCAGCCCATCCTCCTGCGCGAACGGCTCACCGCGCTCGTCCCGGAACACCGCCGGGGGCCGGCCAAGGCCGACGCCAAGTCCGGGAACGACGACCAGCTGAAGTCGGCGGCGTGAAAGCGGGCCGGGGCGGCCGCGGCCCGCGCCGGCGGGGCTCCCCCGAACACCACCCGGACGAACGCTGGATGGCCTCCTACATGGACATGGTGACGGTGCTGATGTGCCTGTTCATCGTCCTCTACGCCATGTCCTCGGTGGACAACGCAAAGTTCAGCCAGCTGAAGGACTCCCTGGCGACAGGGTTCGGGCAGGTCAACGTCGGCAAGATCGACACGGCCACCGGGGTGATTGTGGCGCCGAAGGATGTCGGCAAGGAAGGCTCGTTCACCAACGACAAGATGGCGCAGGCACTTGCCGAGGTGGCCAAGCTGACCGCCCTCCGCGATGAAATGCACTCCCGCCTGGCCAAGGCCGGGCTGGCCGCCAACGTCGAATTCTCCGTCGACGAGCGCGGGCTGACCGTCAAGCTGGTCGGCTCCCAGACCTTCTTCCTGCCCGACAGCCCCGCCCTGTCGGTGCGGGCCGACAGGGTCCTGACCGCGATTGCGCCGGTGCTGGAAAAGGCCAAGCTGGAAATTTCCGTGGAGGGTCACGCGGCCAACGCCGTCACCGGCTATCCCTCCGTCTGGGAGCTGTCCTCCGAACGCGCCGTCAGGGTGCTGCGCTTCCTCGTCGAGCACAGCCGCATCCCCGGATCCACCATCGGCGCCGTCGGATACGGCGCATCGCGCCAGGTCAACGACGACTCCACCGAGGCCCTGCGGGAACTGAACCGGAGGGTGGACATCGTGGTCCTCTCCAACCAGACGGAGGACGTGCGGGCCCTGATCCCGAAGGCGTTGAAAGTCAAGGTGAACCAGCCCTAACGGGAAGCCGCCCGCTGCCGATAGTGCCAGACGTGCCAGTACTTTCACTCAACCCAGCCCTGCCCGGCAGCGAGCTGGCGCGTGCCGTTGAGGTGTACGACTTTGGCCGGCCCACCACCCTGGCGAGGGAACATAGCCGCGTCCTCGAGCTGGCCTTTGAAACGTACGCCAGGCAGTGGGGGACGCTGCTGACCTCCACGATCCGCGCCGCATCGACGGTGGTGTCCGAAAACATCAGCATGGTCACGTACGACGAATACGCCGCCTCCCTGCCGACCACGACCGCCGTGGTGATCTGCGCCATCGAGGGACAGGACGCCAAGGGGGTCATCCAGTACCCCACGGACGCGGTCTTCCACTGGATCACGCGCATGCTGGGCGGCAGCCTGACCGCCGCCGTGCCCAACCGCAAGTTCACGCATATTGAGCAGGCGCTGGTGCAGCAGTTTATGCAGGACGCGTTCGAAGACCTTGCCTATTCCTTCGGCTCGCTGCTGTCCGCCCCGCCCACTGTGCATGACATCCTCTTCAACTCACAATTCGCCCAGGCCGCGGCCACCGACACGCTGATGATCGTCGCCAAGCTCGGCGTCACCGTCGGTGACACCTCCTGGGACACCACCGTCGCGCTCCCGGCCGACCCGCTGCTGGACCAGCTGGGCACCAGCAATCCCATGAGCGACCCGGCCGACGCACCCGGGCAGCTGCGAGGCCACCTGGCCGGAACCCCGGTCGACGTGGAAATGGCCCTCGCGCCGGTCGCCATCCGGCCCGGCGCCATACTCAACCTGGCCGTGGGCGATGTTTTGCCGCTCCGGCATCCCACCGGCAGGCCCTTTGACCTGACCGTGGCAGGCAGGCCCGTGGCGCGCGCCGTCGGCGTAACGCATGGCACCCGGCAGGCCGGGCAAGTAGTTTCAATCGAGGAGAGTGCCCCGTGACATCCGCCCCAACACTTCACACCGGAGCCGTGGAGGCCCTGGCGCGCCTGCTGCCCGCCTCCGGCCCCCTGGAGCCGGTGCTCTGGCCGGTCGCCAACGGGGAAATTCCAGCCACGGGCATGACGACGCTGACCGTCGACTACCTGGGAGCGGTCTCGGCGGAACTGGCCCTTTCCCTGCCGACGGCCACCGAGGCCGCCATCAGGCAGTCCGGGGGTTCGGCCTCCGTCTCCGCCGCGGACGTGCTGCGGCCGGCGCTGGAAGCCGCCGCCGAAACCCTCGGTTCCGGC
This genomic stretch from Arthrobacter dokdonellae harbors:
- a CDS encoding flagellar motor switch protein FliM, which produces MPVLSLNPALPGSELARAVEVYDFGRPTTLAREHSRVLELAFETYARQWGTLLTSTIRAASTVVSENISMVTYDEYAASLPTTTAVVICAIEGQDAKGVIQYPTDAVFHWITRMLGGSLTAAVPNRKFTHIEQALVQQFMQDAFEDLAYSFGSLLSAPPTVHDILFNSQFAQAAATDTLMIVAKLGVTVGDTSWDTTVALPADPLLDQLGTSNPMSDPADAPGQLRGHLAGTPVDVEMALAPVAIRPGAILNLAVGDVLPLRHPTGRPFDLTVAGRPVARAVGVTHGTRQAGQVVSIEESAP
- a CDS encoding flagellar FlbD family protein yields the protein MITVTRLDGRHFAVNPDLIARIFESPDTILVMADGARFIVTESMAAVIDKIAAFRAQVIATAYSEAPAPAKRTSHLSVIHPADPSDGTSTGGQ
- a CDS encoding motility protein A, with amino-acid sequence MDPATLIGILVAFGALVAMLTMEGSTVGSIILLPPMLLVFVGTISVGLAGSTTKDFLHAFKSLPKAFTAKPAPPIESIDTVVALAEKARRKGLLALEEDAAKTEDAFLRDALQNIADGTDGDELREMLDDAIDTKMKTDSIASRFFQQLGGYAPTVGIVGTVVSLTHVLENLSTPSTLGPMIASAFVATLWGLLSANFMWLPIAGRLARLSELEVDRMTLLMEGVLAVQAGSQPILLRERLTALVPEHRRGPAKADAKSGNDDQLKSAA
- a CDS encoding OmpA/MotB family protein; amino-acid sequence: MKAGRGGRGPRRRGSPEHHPDERWMASYMDMVTVLMCLFIVLYAMSSVDNAKFSQLKDSLATGFGQVNVGKIDTATGVIVAPKDVGKEGSFTNDKMAQALAEVAKLTALRDEMHSRLAKAGLAANVEFSVDERGLTVKLVGSQTFFLPDSPALSVRADRVLTAIAPVLEKAKLEISVEGHAANAVTGYPSVWELSSERAVRVLRFLVEHSRIPGSTIGAVGYGASRQVNDDSTEALRELNRRVDIVVLSNQTEDVRALIPKALKVKVNQP